One Hippoglossus hippoglossus isolate fHipHip1 chromosome 5, fHipHip1.pri, whole genome shotgun sequence genomic window carries:
- the LOC117762129 gene encoding inter-alpha-trypsin inhibitor heavy chain H3-like isoform X2, translated as MPGERHFCFPGMTVVWRVLLLWVCVCICLPAKARGALLVSRSDALPQTQETMATRSIKRRSTNSTNVVEVYSVTVECTVTSRFAHTVMTSKALNKANSSQEIFFEVELPKTAFITNFSMEIEGQVYVGEVKEKEKAKKQYEKAVSSGQTAGLVKASGRKMEVFSVSVNIAANNKVVFILTYEELLQRKLGQYEIVTRVKLKQPVQDFQIVANIYEPRGFTFLDASATFLTNDLLSLVEKTVTDTKAHISFSPTLEQQRVCPECEGNIIDGDFLINYDVKREEGLGEVQIVNGYFVHFFAPPDLRRVPKNVVFVIDRSGSMSGRKMAQTRDALVAILEDLHVEDHFALIVFDNNIITWKNSLTKATKENVVEAIAYVRKIRDNGATNINGAVLRAVSMLVKEREEKTRPERSVDMIILLTDGMPNSGVSVPTTIQKNVHDAIQGKMSLFCLGFGNNVDYSFLDVMSRQNKGLARRIYEASDSAVQLQGFYEEVSNPLLLEVDLRYPDNAVDSLTKNHFSQLFNGSEIVVSGRLSDNDMDNFLVEVLGQGPDKDLQVQGNANVVNWEVTYPEQEYIFGDFAERLWAYLTIQQLLENSDIGTQQEKDAITAKVLNMSLQYSFVTPLTSMVVTKPETEDGPESPLIADKLTESQRQEAERRHGTSHQGASHPGTSHQTASSQTISRQSASRKSSSRHGSSGSSRAASSRSHSDVDGDPHFMIELPEGKDALCFNINDKPGTIFTLVKDPKSGFLVNGQIIGKKKVVPNSITKTYFGRFGISHRKLGVSLEVSPQDISVFHNGKHVKLLWSDTASIKENNMDLKLTKNCSLTVTLKHFIKFTVIKHTKKWKRLRDEQDYLGFYTLDSHHVSASVHGLLGQFYHGVEFEVTDLIPGDLQEKLDATMYVKGQAVNVTRHWQKDFSQDVKNGESIPCWFVDNDGAGLIDGRASDYIVSGLYKTI; from the exons CATGACTGTTGTGTGGAGAGTCCTCCTGTTGTGGGTTTGCGTCTGCATCTGCCTTCCAGCTAAGGCCCGGGGAGCTCTGCTCGTTTCCAGGAGTGATGCTCTGCCACAG ACCCAAGAAACTATGGCAACCAGGTCAATAAAG AGAAGAAGCACAAACTCTACAAAC GTGGTGGAGGTGTACAGTGTCACCGTGGAGTGCACGGTGACGTCTCGTTTCGCCCACACCGTCATGACCTCCAAGGCTCTGAACAAAGCAAACTCCTCGCAGGAAATTTTCTTTGAGGTGGAGCTGCCCAAGACCGCCTTCATCACCAACTTCAGCAT GGAGATTGAAGGTCAGGTGTATGTCggggaggtgaaggagaaagagaaagctaAGAAACAGTATGAGAAGGCTGTTTCCTCTGGACAGACTGCTGGACTGGTCAA GGCCTCTGGGAGAAAGATGGAGGTGTTTTCAGTGTCTGTCAACATAGCAGCCAATAATAAAGTGGTTTTTATTCTGACCTATGAGGAACTCCTTCAGAGGAAACTGGGCCAGTATGAGATTGTGACTCGAGTTAAACTGAAACAGCCGGTGCAGGACTTTCAG atTGTAGCAAACATCTACGAGCCTCGGGGCTTCACTTTTCTTGACGCCTCAGCAACTTTCCTCACCAATGACCTGCTTTCCTTGGTGGAGAAAACAGTTACTGACACAAAG GCCCACATTTCTTTCTCGCCAAcactggagcagcagagagtgTGTCCAGAATGTGAGGGGAACATAATCGATGGAGATTTCCTCATCAACTACGAtgtgaaaagagaggagggcCTGGGAGAAGTTCAG ATTGTGAATGGATACTTTGTGCACTTCTTTGCTCCCCCTGACCTGCGCAGAGTCCCAAAGAATGTGGTGTTTGTGATCGACAGGAGCGGGTCAATGAGTGGAAGGAAGATGGCACAg ACGAGGGACGCATTGGTCGCCATTCTGGAAGACCTCCATGTGGAGGACCACTTTGCTCTCATCGTGTTTGACAACAACATTATCACCTGGAAGAACTCTCTTACTAAAGCAACAAAGGAAAACGTGGTTGAAGCCATTGCCTACGTCAGGAAGATAAGAGACAATGGAG CCACCAATATCAATGGAGCCGTACTGAGGGCGGTGAGCATGCtggtgaaagaaagagaagagaagacacGTCCAGAGAGGAGTGTGGATATGATTATTTTACTGACTGATGGGATGCCAAACAGCG GTGTGTCTGTCCCCACAACGATCCAAAAGAATGTGCATGATGCTATCCAGGGGAAGATGTCTCTGTTCTGTCTTGGATTCGGAAATAATGTGGATTACTCCTTCCTGGATGTGATGAGCAGACAAAATAAGGGACTGGCCCGCAGAATATATGAAGCTTCAGATTCTGCTGTTCAACTCCAG GGTTTCTATGAGGAGGTTTCCAACCCTCTGCTCTTGGAAGTGGACCTGCGTTATCCTGACAATGCAGTGGACTCTTTGACCAAAAACCACTTCAGCCAGTTGTTTAACGGCTCAGAGATCGTGGTGTCCGGTCGGCTGAGCGACAATGACATGGATAATTTCCTGGTGGAAGTGCTTGGCCAGGGG CCTGATAAAGACTTACAAGTGCAGGGAAATGCCAATGTGGTAAACTGGGAGGTGACCTACCCAGAGCAAGAGTACATCTTTGGGGATTTTGCTGAGCGTTTGTGGGCCTACCTCACCATCCAGCAGTTACTGGAGAACAG TGACATTGGTACTCAGCAAGAGAAAGATGCTATAACAGCTAAGGTTTTGAACATGTCCCTGCAGTACAGCTTTGTCACCCCGCTCACCTCCATGGTGGTCACCAAGCCTGAAACCGAGGACGGACCAGAGAGCCCTCTCATTGCTGACAAGCTGACTGAGA GCCAGcgacaggaagcagagagacgCCACGGTACATCTCACCAAGGTGCATCTCATCCCGGTACATCTCACCAAACTGCATCTAGTCAAACAATATCTCGCCAGAGTGCATCTCGCAAGAGTTCATCTCGCCATG GTTCCTCAGGCTCAAGTCGTGCTGCCAGTTCTCGTAGTCATTCAGATG TGGATGGAGATCCTCATTTCATGATAGAGCTGCCAGAGGGAAAGGACGCTCTGTGCTTCAACATCAACGACAAACCAGGAACCATTTTCACTCTGGTCAAAGACCCCAAATCAG GCTTTTTGGTGAATGGCCAAATTATTGGCAAGAAGAAAGTTGTTCCAAACAGTATTACCAAAACCTACTTTGGGCGTTTTGGTATCAGCCACCGGAAGCTGGGAGTGAGTCTGGAGGTGAGCCCTCAGGACATCTCCGTCTTCCACAATGGCAAACATGTCAAGCTGCTGTGGTCTGATACAGCCTCtatcaaagaaaacaa CATGGACCTCAAGTTAACAAAGAACTGCAGCCTGACCGTGACCCTGAAGCACTTCATTAAATTTACggtcatcaaacacacaaagaaatggaAGAGACTCCGGGATGAGCAGGACTACCTGGGCTTCTACACACTGGACAGCCACCAtgtctctgcttcagttcatggcCTGCTAG GTCAGTTCTACCATGGGGTTGAGTTTGAGGTGACAGACCTGATTCCAGGTGACCTCCAGGAGAAATTAGATGCCACCATGTATGTGAAGGGACAAGCAGTCAACGTGACGAg ACACTGGCAGAAGGACTTCAGCCAGGATGTGAAGAATGGAGAAAGTATTCCCTGCTGGTTTGTCGACAATGATGGAGCAGGCCTCATTGATGGAAGAGCCTCAGACTACATTGTGTCAGGGCTTTATAAGACAATTTGA
- the LOC117762129 gene encoding inter-alpha-trypsin inhibitor heavy chain H3-like isoform X1: MPGERHFCFPGMTVVWRVLLLWVCVCICLPAKARGALLVSRSDALPQETQETMATRSIKRRSTNSTNVVEVYSVTVECTVTSRFAHTVMTSKALNKANSSQEIFFEVELPKTAFITNFSMEIEGQVYVGEVKEKEKAKKQYEKAVSSGQTAGLVKASGRKMEVFSVSVNIAANNKVVFILTYEELLQRKLGQYEIVTRVKLKQPVQDFQIVANIYEPRGFTFLDASATFLTNDLLSLVEKTVTDTKAHISFSPTLEQQRVCPECEGNIIDGDFLINYDVKREEGLGEVQIVNGYFVHFFAPPDLRRVPKNVVFVIDRSGSMSGRKMAQTRDALVAILEDLHVEDHFALIVFDNNIITWKNSLTKATKENVVEAIAYVRKIRDNGATNINGAVLRAVSMLVKEREEKTRPERSVDMIILLTDGMPNSGVSVPTTIQKNVHDAIQGKMSLFCLGFGNNVDYSFLDVMSRQNKGLARRIYEASDSAVQLQGFYEEVSNPLLLEVDLRYPDNAVDSLTKNHFSQLFNGSEIVVSGRLSDNDMDNFLVEVLGQGPDKDLQVQGNANVVNWEVTYPEQEYIFGDFAERLWAYLTIQQLLENSDIGTQQEKDAITAKVLNMSLQYSFVTPLTSMVVTKPETEDGPESPLIADKLTESQRQEAERRHGTSHQGASHPGTSHQTASSQTISRQSASRKSSSRHGSSGSSRAASSRSHSDVDGDPHFMIELPEGKDALCFNINDKPGTIFTLVKDPKSGFLVNGQIIGKKKVVPNSITKTYFGRFGISHRKLGVSLEVSPQDISVFHNGKHVKLLWSDTASIKENNMDLKLTKNCSLTVTLKHFIKFTVIKHTKKWKRLRDEQDYLGFYTLDSHHVSASVHGLLGQFYHGVEFEVTDLIPGDLQEKLDATMYVKGQAVNVTRHWQKDFSQDVKNGESIPCWFVDNDGAGLIDGRASDYIVSGLYKTI; encoded by the exons CATGACTGTTGTGTGGAGAGTCCTCCTGTTGTGGGTTTGCGTCTGCATCTGCCTTCCAGCTAAGGCCCGGGGAGCTCTGCTCGTTTCCAGGAGTGATGCTCTGCCACAG GAGACCCAAGAAACTATGGCAACCAGGTCAATAAAG AGAAGAAGCACAAACTCTACAAAC GTGGTGGAGGTGTACAGTGTCACCGTGGAGTGCACGGTGACGTCTCGTTTCGCCCACACCGTCATGACCTCCAAGGCTCTGAACAAAGCAAACTCCTCGCAGGAAATTTTCTTTGAGGTGGAGCTGCCCAAGACCGCCTTCATCACCAACTTCAGCAT GGAGATTGAAGGTCAGGTGTATGTCggggaggtgaaggagaaagagaaagctaAGAAACAGTATGAGAAGGCTGTTTCCTCTGGACAGACTGCTGGACTGGTCAA GGCCTCTGGGAGAAAGATGGAGGTGTTTTCAGTGTCTGTCAACATAGCAGCCAATAATAAAGTGGTTTTTATTCTGACCTATGAGGAACTCCTTCAGAGGAAACTGGGCCAGTATGAGATTGTGACTCGAGTTAAACTGAAACAGCCGGTGCAGGACTTTCAG atTGTAGCAAACATCTACGAGCCTCGGGGCTTCACTTTTCTTGACGCCTCAGCAACTTTCCTCACCAATGACCTGCTTTCCTTGGTGGAGAAAACAGTTACTGACACAAAG GCCCACATTTCTTTCTCGCCAAcactggagcagcagagagtgTGTCCAGAATGTGAGGGGAACATAATCGATGGAGATTTCCTCATCAACTACGAtgtgaaaagagaggagggcCTGGGAGAAGTTCAG ATTGTGAATGGATACTTTGTGCACTTCTTTGCTCCCCCTGACCTGCGCAGAGTCCCAAAGAATGTGGTGTTTGTGATCGACAGGAGCGGGTCAATGAGTGGAAGGAAGATGGCACAg ACGAGGGACGCATTGGTCGCCATTCTGGAAGACCTCCATGTGGAGGACCACTTTGCTCTCATCGTGTTTGACAACAACATTATCACCTGGAAGAACTCTCTTACTAAAGCAACAAAGGAAAACGTGGTTGAAGCCATTGCCTACGTCAGGAAGATAAGAGACAATGGAG CCACCAATATCAATGGAGCCGTACTGAGGGCGGTGAGCATGCtggtgaaagaaagagaagagaagacacGTCCAGAGAGGAGTGTGGATATGATTATTTTACTGACTGATGGGATGCCAAACAGCG GTGTGTCTGTCCCCACAACGATCCAAAAGAATGTGCATGATGCTATCCAGGGGAAGATGTCTCTGTTCTGTCTTGGATTCGGAAATAATGTGGATTACTCCTTCCTGGATGTGATGAGCAGACAAAATAAGGGACTGGCCCGCAGAATATATGAAGCTTCAGATTCTGCTGTTCAACTCCAG GGTTTCTATGAGGAGGTTTCCAACCCTCTGCTCTTGGAAGTGGACCTGCGTTATCCTGACAATGCAGTGGACTCTTTGACCAAAAACCACTTCAGCCAGTTGTTTAACGGCTCAGAGATCGTGGTGTCCGGTCGGCTGAGCGACAATGACATGGATAATTTCCTGGTGGAAGTGCTTGGCCAGGGG CCTGATAAAGACTTACAAGTGCAGGGAAATGCCAATGTGGTAAACTGGGAGGTGACCTACCCAGAGCAAGAGTACATCTTTGGGGATTTTGCTGAGCGTTTGTGGGCCTACCTCACCATCCAGCAGTTACTGGAGAACAG TGACATTGGTACTCAGCAAGAGAAAGATGCTATAACAGCTAAGGTTTTGAACATGTCCCTGCAGTACAGCTTTGTCACCCCGCTCACCTCCATGGTGGTCACCAAGCCTGAAACCGAGGACGGACCAGAGAGCCCTCTCATTGCTGACAAGCTGACTGAGA GCCAGcgacaggaagcagagagacgCCACGGTACATCTCACCAAGGTGCATCTCATCCCGGTACATCTCACCAAACTGCATCTAGTCAAACAATATCTCGCCAGAGTGCATCTCGCAAGAGTTCATCTCGCCATG GTTCCTCAGGCTCAAGTCGTGCTGCCAGTTCTCGTAGTCATTCAGATG TGGATGGAGATCCTCATTTCATGATAGAGCTGCCAGAGGGAAAGGACGCTCTGTGCTTCAACATCAACGACAAACCAGGAACCATTTTCACTCTGGTCAAAGACCCCAAATCAG GCTTTTTGGTGAATGGCCAAATTATTGGCAAGAAGAAAGTTGTTCCAAACAGTATTACCAAAACCTACTTTGGGCGTTTTGGTATCAGCCACCGGAAGCTGGGAGTGAGTCTGGAGGTGAGCCCTCAGGACATCTCCGTCTTCCACAATGGCAAACATGTCAAGCTGCTGTGGTCTGATACAGCCTCtatcaaagaaaacaa CATGGACCTCAAGTTAACAAAGAACTGCAGCCTGACCGTGACCCTGAAGCACTTCATTAAATTTACggtcatcaaacacacaaagaaatggaAGAGACTCCGGGATGAGCAGGACTACCTGGGCTTCTACACACTGGACAGCCACCAtgtctctgcttcagttcatggcCTGCTAG GTCAGTTCTACCATGGGGTTGAGTTTGAGGTGACAGACCTGATTCCAGGTGACCTCCAGGAGAAATTAGATGCCACCATGTATGTGAAGGGACAAGCAGTCAACGTGACGAg ACACTGGCAGAAGGACTTCAGCCAGGATGTGAAGAATGGAGAAAGTATTCCCTGCTGGTTTGTCGACAATGATGGAGCAGGCCTCATTGATGGAAGAGCCTCAGACTACATTGTGTCAGGGCTTTATAAGACAATTTGA